Within the Catalinimonas niigatensis genome, the region TTTGCAACTGCTAAAGCAAAAAATGGAGCATCACAAAGGCACGATGTATACTGAGGAGGAAATCTTACTTGGTCTGCTCAGCATTGCCAATGAAAAAATGTGTGATGCTATCCGTAAGATTTCTATCCGTAAAGGCTATGATCCTCAGGAATATGCGCTTCTTGCCTGTGGCGGTGCCGGGGGTCAACATGCCTGTCATATTGCTGAAATTCTGGGCATTAAAAAAGTGATTGTCCCTTATGATGCAGGATTATTGAGTGCTTATGGAATGGGACAAGCGACTATTGAGCGGTTTGCCTTAAGACAAATTCTAAAACCTCTGGCTGAACTTAATGATTTGTCAGGTATAAGCCAGGAATTACAGGCTCAAGCACTACAGCTTTTGAAAAAAGAAGGGTATGAAAATGAAGTTGAAATTCGCTTTGTCAAACTTTACCTGCGTTTTCAAGGTCAGGAAAGTAGCCTTGAAATAGATTATCACTCTCCTACAGATGTTTACTCTATTTTTCGTGAACAATACATTTCGCTCTATGGGCATTGGTTGGAAAACCAGGTTATTGAGGTAGAATCAATCAAAGTTGTTGCCTCTACTGTGATATCTCATAAACATCAGTCTACCCAAAATTTAGTGCCTTATTATCCTGTGGTTACAGATTCTCAACAAAGCCTGGTAATAGATCAATGGATGAAAATTCCTGTATTCAGTTGGGAACGGCTTAAAGCGGGAGCCCATATTAATGGTCCTGCACTTATTGTAAGTGAAAACTGTACAACTGTGGTGGAATCTGGTTGGTCATTAATTATTGATCACTTCAATAGCGCCATCCTGCAATATGATACGTCTACTGAAAAGCAAAAGACAGAACAACCGGAAGCAGTGCAACTTGAGTTATTTACCAATCGCTTTGGAGCTATTGCTGAAGAAATGGGTGCCTTATTAGAAAGAACTTCTTTTTCCGTGAATGTCAAGGAACGTTTGGATTTCTCCTGTGCTCTTCTGGATCAGCATGGGGAACTGGTTGTAAATGCACCCCATATTCCTGTGCACTTGGGCAGTATGGGCATCTGCGTACGTTCTGTTCGTGATGTAATTGCCATGGAAGAAGGTGATGTTGTGATTACCAACCATCCTCGTTACGGAGGCTCTCATCTACCTGATATCACGCTTATTAGTCCGGTTTTTTATGATGGAAAGTTGGCGGGCTATATTGCCAACCGTGCACACCACGCTGAACTGGGAGGTAAACGACCTGGTTCAATGCCTCCTGATGCCAGAAGCCTGGCTGAAGAAGGAGTTGTCATCTCTCCCACTTATCTGGTTAGAAGAGGGGAATTTCAGTGGCACCATATTCGTAGCATTTTAACTGGTGGAAATTTTCCTAGTCGTGCAGTAGAAGAAAATATAGCTGATCTTAACGGAGCTTTAGCTTCTGTTCATTTTGGTGTCGATGCTCTTCAGAAGCTTTGTCATAAACATAGCTTATCAAAAATTCATCATTATATGAAAATGCTCAAGCACTATGCTCATACCTGCCTCCAAGAAAGTATGTTAAGTTTAGGAAAAGGTAAATTTGAAGCGCGGGAATATCTTGATGATGGCACACCCATTCAAGTGATGATACAACTTAAGAATGAACAGATCAGCATTAATTTTGAAGGTAGTGGTGCTATTCATCCTGCCAATCTGAATGCTACACTAGCCATTGTGAACAGTGCTGTTATTTATGTACTTCGGCTTCTTATCAAAAGAGCTGTTCCTCTCAATGAGGGAATTATGCAATCTGTTGATTTACATGTACCTGCGCATACTTTTCTCAATCCAGATTTTTATGATGATCCAACAGCATGTCCTGCTGTAGTGGGCGGTAATACAGAGAGTAGTCAGCGCATCGTAGACACGTTGCTCAAAGCT harbors:
- a CDS encoding hydantoinase B/oxoprolinase family protein, with the protein product MNGVKAQWRIQVDTGGTFTDCIAYNPQNQLKRIKVLSSSVLRGKIIKTAQSNKLYISVYWPVNKDIFKNYQFSILGEEHNAVTVEAYDASAQSLTLNHLPQIEKLEGRDFEIYSGEEAPILVARLATETNLDEVLPPMEMRLGSTRGTNALLEHKGAKTILLVTKGFHDLLAIDTQQRPDIFALNIIKPKAYYHHVIEVDERLDAKGNVIKALTKNEVKNIVCQLKSSDTEAVAIALMHSYLNNTHETQLAHALKSAGYIHISCSANLAPSIKILPRAKTALINAYLSPLISNYLNSVKNKLGNSSLKVMTSAGGLVSAELYHPKDSLLSGPAGGVVGAASICRLASQTNPEIHKILAFDMGGTSTDVSRYDGEFDYRYETKVADINLYSPALAIETVAAGGGSCCYFDGHKLSVGPESAGASPGPACYGFEGPLTITDVNLLLGRISEEHFGIPISKAKAKEALQLLKQKMEHHKGTMYTEEEILLGLLSIANEKMCDAIRKISIRKGYDPQEYALLACGGAGGQHACHIAEILGIKKVIVPYDAGLLSAYGMGQATIERFALRQILKPLAELNDLSGISQELQAQALQLLKKEGYENEVEIRFVKLYLRFQGQESSLEIDYHSPTDVYSIFREQYISLYGHWLENQVIEVESIKVVASTVISHKHQSTQNLVPYYPVVTDSQQSLVIDQWMKIPVFSWERLKAGAHINGPALIVSENCTTVVESGWSLIIDHFNSAILQYDTSTEKQKTEQPEAVQLELFTNRFGAIAEEMGALLERTSFSVNVKERLDFSCALLDQHGELVVNAPHIPVHLGSMGICVRSVRDVIAMEEGDVVITNHPRYGGSHLPDITLISPVFYDGKLAGYIANRAHHAELGGKRPGSMPPDARSLAEEGVVISPTYLVRRGEFQWHHIRSILTGGNFPSRAVEENIADLNGALASVHFGVDALQKLCHKHSLSKIHHYMKMLKHYAHTCLQESMLSLGKGKFEAREYLDDGTPIQVMIQLKNEQISINFEGSGAIHPANLNATLAIVNSAVIYVLRLLIKRAVPLNEGIMQSVDLHVPAHTFLNPDFYDDPTACPAVVGGNTESSQRIVDTLLKALGISACSQGTMNNLLFGNKHFGYYETIGGGTGAGEGYHGTHAVHQHMTNTRITDPEVLEFRYPVHLERFSIRTNSGGKGKWNGGDGIVRHLTFLEAVFLTILTQHRKQAPYGIKGGEAGAIGRQYIIRKDGRQELLLGNDQVEMHAGDSILIETPGGGAYGCV